A DNA window from Pseudarthrobacter sp. W1I19 contains the following coding sequences:
- a CDS encoding MarR family winged helix-turn-helix transcriptional regulator: protein MTDAPRLDRQVCFALYSASRAATAVYRPVLEKLGLTYPQYLVMLVLWESEPRGVKELGEELGLDSGTLSPLLKRLESLGLVERRRSGEDERRVAIHLTPAGRELSGNAGAIPQRLADAAGLTAEELDQLRDTLGRLTAALHSAL from the coding sequence ATGACTGATGCTCCACGGCTGGACCGCCAGGTGTGCTTTGCGCTTTACTCGGCGTCCCGTGCCGCCACCGCTGTCTACCGGCCTGTCCTTGAAAAGCTGGGCCTGACGTATCCGCAATACCTGGTGATGCTGGTGCTGTGGGAAAGCGAGCCGCGGGGCGTGAAGGAATTGGGCGAAGAGCTCGGCCTTGATTCGGGCACCCTGTCACCGCTGCTGAAGCGCCTGGAGTCCCTGGGGCTGGTGGAACGCCGCCGGTCCGGAGAAGACGAGCGGCGTGTGGCCATCCACTTGACACCGGCCGGGCGGGAGTTGAGCGGGAACGCCGGCGCCATTCCGCAGCGGCTCGCGGACGCCGCGGGGCTTACAGCCGAAGAACTTGACCAGCTGCGCGACACCCTGGGCCGCCTGACAGCTGCCCTGCACAGCGCTCTCTGA
- a CDS encoding thymidine phosphorylase — translation MTGPRAQNNTAEAFDAVDIIRVKRDKGTLSPEQIDWTIDAYTRGVIADEQMAALNMAILLNGMNHSEIARWTAAMIASGERMDFSSLRRPDGGLKYTSDKHSTGGVGDKITLPLAPLVAVFGVAVPQLSGRGLGHTGGTLDKLEAIPGWRASLSNEEMLAQLQDVGAVICAAGAGLAPADKKLYALRDVTGTVEAIPLIASSIMSKKIAEGTGSLVLDVKVGSGAFMKDGAKARELAETMVALGKDAGVNTVALLTNMNTPLGLTAGNAIEVEESVEVLAGGGPDDVVELTVRLAEEMLAAAGVHDADPAAALRDGRAMDVWNRMIEAQGGDPRAKLPVARESLVVYAPADGVLVELDALAVGVAAWRLGAGRARKEDVVQAGAGVRMHAKPGAVVRAGEPLMTLLTDTPERFARAKEALEQAVVIAPEGSRPAQRLIIDRIA, via the coding sequence GTGACAGGCCCCCGCGCACAGAACAACACCGCCGAAGCGTTCGACGCCGTCGACATCATCCGCGTCAAGCGGGACAAAGGCACGCTCAGCCCCGAACAGATCGACTGGACCATCGATGCCTACACCAGGGGTGTCATCGCCGACGAGCAGATGGCCGCCCTGAACATGGCCATCCTGCTCAACGGCATGAACCACAGCGAGATAGCCCGGTGGACGGCCGCAATGATCGCCTCCGGCGAGCGGATGGACTTCTCCAGCCTGCGGCGGCCCGACGGCGGCCTGAAATACACCTCGGACAAGCACTCCACCGGCGGGGTGGGGGACAAGATCACCCTGCCGCTCGCGCCGCTCGTGGCCGTCTTCGGTGTTGCCGTTCCGCAGCTCTCCGGCCGTGGACTGGGGCACACCGGCGGCACCCTGGACAAGCTGGAGGCCATCCCCGGCTGGCGGGCCAGCCTCAGCAATGAGGAAATGCTGGCACAGCTGCAGGACGTGGGCGCTGTCATCTGCGCCGCCGGGGCCGGGCTGGCTCCCGCGGACAAAAAGCTGTACGCACTCCGCGATGTCACCGGCACCGTGGAGGCGATTCCGCTCATCGCATCCTCCATCATGAGCAAAAAGATCGCCGAGGGGACCGGCTCGCTGGTCCTGGACGTCAAGGTGGGCAGCGGTGCTTTTATGAAGGATGGGGCCAAGGCCCGCGAACTCGCCGAGACCATGGTGGCCCTGGGCAAGGACGCCGGGGTCAACACCGTGGCCCTCCTGACCAACATGAATACGCCGCTTGGGCTCACCGCCGGCAACGCCATCGAGGTGGAGGAGTCCGTGGAGGTGCTGGCCGGCGGTGGTCCTGATGATGTGGTGGAGTTGACTGTCCGGCTCGCGGAGGAAATGCTCGCCGCCGCAGGAGTGCACGACGCCGATCCCGCCGCAGCGCTGAGGGACGGCCGCGCCATGGATGTCTGGAACCGCATGATCGAGGCCCAGGGCGGCGATCCGCGGGCCAAGCTGCCGGTGGCCCGGGAATCGTTGGTGGTGTACGCCCCGGCAGATGGCGTGCTGGTGGAGCTGGACGCCTTGGCCGTCGGGGTGGCGGCATGGCGGCTCGGCGCTGGACGGGCGCGTAAGGAGGACGTAGTGCAGGCGGGTGCAGGGGTGCGCATGCACGCCAAGCCCGGCGCCGTGGTCCGGGCCGGCGAGCCACTGATGACCCTGCTGACCGATACCCCGGAACGCTTCGCCCGCGCCAAGGAAGCACTGGAGCAGGCTGTGGTGATAGCGCCCGAAGGATCACGGCCGGCGCAGCGCCTGATCATCGACCGCATAGCATAG
- a CDS encoding ABC transporter ATP-binding protein encodes MKLELRGITKRFGTLLANDHIDVVVEPGQIHCLLGENGAGKSTLMNVLYGLYEPSEGEILIDGRAVSFRGPGDAMAAGIGMVHQHFMLVPVFTVAENVALGAEPTKAAGFLNLDETRRRIKEISDQYGFDVDPDALVEDLPVGVQQRVEIIKALVRNAKVLILDEPTAVLTPQETDELLDIMRQLKSGGTSIVFISHKLREVKEVSDTITVIRRGKVVGEASPAAPTAELASMMVGRAVSLNLDKAPAQPKEKTFEVRDLTVIAPSGHHVVDGLSFDIARGEILAVAGVQGNGQTELTEAILGLQDRVSGSIKLDGKELLGRSVKEVLKAGVGFVPEDRKVDGLVGTFSVAENLVLDLYDKPPFAKGISMSPAKILENAKARIGEFDVRTPSAVAAAGTLSGGNQQKVVMARELSRPLRLFIASQPTRGVDVGSIEFLHRRIVVERDQGTPVMIISTELDEVMELADRIAVIYKGKLVGIVPAGTGRDVLGLMMAGIPREEHTPVPQAGPASRASTSSTSDAEGGEHV; translated from the coding sequence TTGAAACTTGAACTCAGAGGGATCACCAAACGCTTCGGGACTTTGCTTGCCAACGACCACATCGACGTGGTGGTTGAACCCGGGCAGATCCATTGCCTGCTGGGCGAGAACGGGGCCGGAAAATCCACCCTGATGAATGTGCTGTACGGCCTGTATGAGCCCTCGGAAGGTGAGATCCTCATCGACGGCAGGGCCGTTTCCTTCCGCGGCCCCGGCGACGCCATGGCGGCCGGAATCGGCATGGTGCACCAGCACTTTATGCTGGTCCCGGTCTTCACGGTTGCGGAGAATGTGGCACTCGGTGCCGAACCCACCAAGGCCGCCGGCTTCTTGAACCTGGATGAGACCCGCCGCCGGATCAAGGAGATCTCGGACCAGTACGGCTTCGACGTCGATCCTGACGCCCTGGTGGAGGACCTGCCGGTCGGCGTCCAGCAGCGCGTGGAAATCATCAAGGCACTGGTGCGCAACGCCAAGGTCCTGATCCTCGATGAACCTACCGCGGTGCTGACGCCCCAGGAAACGGACGAACTGCTGGACATCATGCGGCAGCTCAAGTCCGGCGGCACCTCCATCGTGTTCATCTCCCACAAACTGCGGGAAGTGAAGGAAGTCTCGGACACCATCACGGTGATCAGGCGCGGAAAGGTGGTGGGTGAGGCAAGTCCCGCCGCCCCCACCGCAGAGCTTGCCTCCATGATGGTGGGCCGCGCCGTCAGCCTGAACCTGGACAAGGCACCGGCCCAGCCGAAGGAAAAGACCTTTGAGGTCCGCGACCTCACCGTCATCGCACCCAGCGGCCACCACGTGGTGGACGGCCTCAGCTTCGATATTGCCCGCGGCGAAATCCTGGCAGTGGCCGGCGTGCAGGGCAACGGCCAGACCGAACTCACCGAGGCCATCCTCGGCCTCCAGGACCGTGTATCAGGTTCCATCAAACTGGACGGCAAGGAGCTGCTGGGCCGGTCGGTCAAGGAAGTCCTGAAAGCGGGCGTCGGCTTCGTTCCGGAGGACCGCAAGGTGGACGGACTGGTGGGCACGTTCTCTGTAGCGGAGAACCTGGTCCTGGACCTCTACGACAAGCCCCCGTTCGCGAAGGGCATCAGCATGAGCCCGGCGAAGATCCTGGAAAACGCCAAGGCGCGCATCGGCGAGTTCGACGTCCGCACACCGTCGGCGGTTGCCGCCGCCGGCACACTCTCCGGCGGCAACCAGCAGAAAGTGGTGATGGCGCGCGAGCTTTCCCGGCCCCTGCGCCTCTTCATCGCCTCACAGCCCACCCGCGGCGTGGATGTGGGTTCCATCGAGTTCCTGCACCGCCGGATCGTGGTCGAGCGGGATCAGGGCACACCGGTGATGATCATTTCCACTGAGCTGGACGAGGTCATGGAACTGGCGGACCGGATCGCCGTGATTTACAAAGGCAAACTGGTGGGCATCGTTCCGGCCGGCACGGGCCGCGACGTCCTGGGCCTCATGATGGCGGGAATTCCGCGGGAGGAGCATACGCCTGTGCCGCAAGCAGGGCCAGCGTCCAGGGCATCCACGTCCTCCACGTCTGACGCCGAAGGAGGCGAGCATGTCTGA
- a CDS encoding cytidine deaminase: MSRVDAVAGAKGPDWSALEAAAVAAMQKAYVPYSKFPVGAAAVTEDGRIVSGCNVENASYGLTLCAECALVGNLHMTGGGLLRAFYCVDGNGRVLMPCGRCRQLLYEFRAPGMELMTTQGIKTMDQVLPDAFGPEHLEETR, from the coding sequence ATGTCAAGGGTTGACGCCGTGGCCGGGGCGAAGGGACCGGACTGGTCCGCCCTGGAGGCTGCCGCCGTCGCGGCCATGCAGAAGGCGTACGTGCCATATTCGAAGTTCCCGGTGGGGGCGGCGGCGGTGACCGAGGACGGCCGGATTGTCAGCGGCTGCAACGTCGAAAATGCCAGTTACGGGCTGACCCTGTGCGCTGAATGCGCGCTGGTGGGCAACCTGCACATGACCGGGGGCGGACTGCTCCGGGCGTTCTACTGCGTGGACGGCAACGGCAGGGTCCTGATGCCCTGCGGCCGCTGCCGCCAGCTGCTGTACGAATTCCGTGCGCCCGGCATGGAACTCATGACCACCCAAGGCATCAAAACCATGGACCAGGTGCTGCCCGACGCCTTCGGTCCCGAACACTTGGAGGAAACCCGGTGA
- a CDS encoding organic hydroperoxide resistance protein: MKPLYTAEALASGEGRDGTARSNDGKLDVTLSSPVELGGSGQGTNPEQLFAAGYAACFHSALRLVGRKERADLTDSAVAAKVHLGQLDTAGFGLAAELEIALPALDLATAEALVAKAHEICPYSNATRGNITVDIKILEYAA; the protein is encoded by the coding sequence GTGAAACCCCTATACACTGCCGAGGCGCTTGCCTCGGGCGAAGGCCGCGACGGCACCGCACGCAGCAACGACGGGAAACTCGACGTCACGCTGTCCAGCCCGGTGGAGCTCGGCGGATCCGGGCAGGGCACCAACCCGGAACAGCTTTTTGCTGCCGGCTATGCCGCCTGCTTCCACTCCGCACTGCGGCTGGTGGGCCGCAAGGAACGTGCCGATCTGACGGATTCCGCAGTGGCGGCCAAGGTCCACCTTGGCCAGCTGGACACCGCGGGTTTCGGGCTGGCCGCGGAACTTGAGATCGCCCTTCCGGCGCTTGACCTGGCCACAGCTGAGGCACTGGTGGCAAAGGCCCACGAGATCTGCCCTTACTCCAATGCCACCCGCGGAAACATCACAGTGGACATCAAGATCCTGGAGTACGCCGCATGA
- a CDS encoding NADP-dependent oxidoreductase, whose amino-acid sequence MSQPLPVATREIQLASRPSGRPVPENFRLAESPLPELRDGQVLVRNLFMSVDPYMRGRMNDVKSYSAPFKLDKALDGGAVGEVTASRSEHHQEGDVVVHTLGWREYAVVDAAAATPARTDLAPASAFLGALGMTGLTAYAGLLKVAEFAPGDAVFVSGAAGAVGSLVGQIAKAMGASRVIGSAGTPAKVARLLELGFDAAFDYHDGPVLDQLQKAAGPGGIDVYFDNVGGEHLEAALATLSVGGRVAMCGAIAQYNSTEPTPAPHNLMLAIGKQLTLKGFLVGGQRQHAAEFAEKMEGWLADGTVRYDETIVDGLENAPRAFMDLLDGANTGKMLVRL is encoded by the coding sequence ATGAGCCAGCCGCTTCCTGTCGCCACGCGCGAAATACAGCTGGCCTCCCGACCGTCGGGCCGCCCGGTTCCTGAGAACTTCCGGCTTGCCGAGTCGCCGCTGCCGGAACTCCGGGACGGCCAGGTCCTGGTCCGCAACCTCTTTATGTCGGTGGATCCCTACATGCGCGGGCGCATGAATGACGTCAAGTCCTACTCCGCGCCGTTCAAGCTGGACAAAGCGCTCGACGGCGGCGCCGTGGGTGAGGTGACCGCGTCCCGTTCAGAACACCACCAGGAAGGTGACGTGGTGGTGCACACCCTTGGCTGGCGGGAGTACGCAGTGGTGGATGCCGCCGCGGCGACGCCTGCCCGCACGGACCTCGCACCTGCCTCCGCTTTCCTGGGCGCGCTGGGCATGACCGGGCTGACGGCCTATGCCGGCCTGCTCAAGGTTGCGGAGTTTGCGCCGGGTGACGCCGTCTTCGTCTCGGGTGCCGCCGGTGCCGTGGGCTCGCTGGTGGGCCAGATCGCCAAGGCCATGGGCGCATCCCGGGTGATCGGTTCCGCGGGCACGCCCGCGAAGGTGGCCCGGCTGCTGGAACTGGGCTTTGACGCCGCTTTCGACTACCACGACGGGCCTGTCCTGGATCAGCTGCAGAAGGCCGCGGGCCCTGGCGGGATCGACGTCTACTTCGACAATGTGGGTGGCGAGCACCTGGAAGCGGCACTGGCCACGCTCAGCGTTGGCGGACGCGTGGCGATGTGCGGCGCCATTGCGCAGTACAACTCCACCGAACCCACGCCGGCACCCCACAACTTGATGCTGGCCATCGGCAAGCAGCTCACCCTTAAGGGCTTCCTGGTGGGCGGCCAGCGGCAGCACGCCGCGGAATTCGCCGAAAAGATGGAGGGCTGGCTCGCGGACGGCACTGTCCGCTACGACGAGACCATCGTGGACGGGCTCGAGAACGCTCCCCGGGCCTTTATGGACCTGCTGGACGGCGCCAACACGGGCAAGATGCTGGTCCGCCTCTGA
- a CDS encoding ABC transporter permease → MSDKHPPKHAAGEPGPGAQEATPAEDLTAAVVSVDTAGGAMEPSAVPASAQSGQLPGGPDNVLRRIFTGSGMVSVLAVLLALIIGGLLIASTDKQVATTSTYFFARPTDFLTAVWNAATRSYIALFQGSVFNPRGNSVAAQFAPFMETLTIATPLITAGLGVALAFRAGLFNIGAQGQIIVAGILAAWVGFALHLPVGLHLLLVLLAGIVGGAFWGGLVGVLKARTGAHEVILTIMFNYIALYFLRFLLNTPAFQRPGETNPISPILDPSAVYPQIFGTQYRLHLGFLLAIAATVLVWWLLNRSTVGFEFRAVGANPKAAQTAGINVSRSTVLVMALAGALAGMSGVAQVAGTEKVLTDGVAATYGFDAITVALLGRSTPWGTFAAGLLFGAFRAGAVQMQIQTGTPIDIVLVVQSLIVLFIAAPPLVRAVFGLNPRRKKQARTAKSRKAATTGGAA, encoded by the coding sequence ATGTCTGACAAGCATCCACCCAAGCACGCGGCTGGTGAACCCGGCCCCGGGGCGCAGGAGGCCACGCCTGCGGAAGACCTGACGGCCGCCGTCGTCTCCGTTGACACGGCCGGCGGTGCCATGGAGCCCTCCGCCGTTCCAGCCTCTGCCCAGAGCGGGCAGCTGCCGGGCGGCCCGGACAACGTGCTGCGCAGGATCTTTACCGGCAGCGGGATGGTCTCGGTCCTGGCCGTGCTGCTGGCGCTCATCATCGGCGGGCTCCTGATCGCCAGCACCGACAAGCAGGTGGCCACCACCTCCACGTACTTCTTCGCCCGTCCCACCGACTTCCTGACGGCCGTCTGGAACGCCGCCACCCGCTCCTACATAGCGCTGTTCCAAGGCTCGGTCTTCAACCCGCGGGGCAACAGCGTTGCGGCCCAGTTCGCGCCGTTCATGGAGACACTCACCATCGCCACGCCGCTCATCACGGCCGGCCTCGGCGTCGCACTGGCCTTCCGCGCGGGCCTGTTCAATATCGGTGCCCAGGGGCAGATCATCGTGGCCGGCATCCTGGCCGCCTGGGTGGGCTTCGCGCTCCACCTGCCCGTGGGACTGCACCTGCTGCTGGTCCTGCTGGCGGGCATCGTCGGCGGCGCCTTCTGGGGCGGACTCGTCGGTGTCCTCAAGGCACGGACCGGCGCCCACGAGGTCATCCTCACCATCATGTTCAATTACATCGCGCTGTACTTCCTGCGCTTCCTGCTGAACACGCCGGCGTTCCAGCGGCCGGGGGAGACCAACCCCATCTCGCCCATCCTGGACCCCAGCGCCGTCTACCCGCAGATTTTTGGCACGCAGTACCGGCTGCACCTCGGTTTCCTGCTGGCCATCGCGGCCACCGTCCTGGTGTGGTGGCTGCTGAACCGCTCCACCGTGGGCTTCGAGTTCCGGGCTGTCGGCGCCAACCCCAAGGCGGCCCAGACCGCCGGCATCAACGTCTCCCGGTCCACCGTCCTGGTGATGGCCCTCGCGGGCGCGCTGGCCGGCATGTCCGGCGTGGCCCAGGTGGCGGGCACCGAGAAAGTCCTGACCGACGGCGTGGCCGCCACCTACGGGTTCGACGCCATCACCGTTGCCCTCCTGGGACGTTCGACGCCGTGGGGCACCTTCGCCGCCGGCCTCCTGTTCGGCGCCTTCCGCGCCGGAGCCGTCCAGATGCAGATCCAGACCGGAACCCCCATCGACATCGTCCTGGTGGTCCAGTCCCTGATCGTGCTCTTTATTGCGGCACCGCCACTGGTCCGGGCCGTCTTCGGCCTGAATCCGCGGCGCAAGAAGCAGGCCCGCACCGCCAAGTCCCGCAAGGCAGCAACCACCGGAGGTGCAGCATGA
- a CDS encoding BMP family protein, with product MAGLATVSASALLLTACGAAPETGSTSSAGATDYTGCIVSDSGGFDDQSFNQSSYEGLKKSEKDLGIKVNQAESKTNNDFEPNLRAMVTAGCDLTLTVGFLLGDATEQQAEANPDKHFAIIDFADDTPVANVKPIIYDTAQAAFLAGYLAAGTTKTGKVATFGGRNIPAVTIFMDGFADGVKYYNEQKGKDVQLLGWNKDAQDGTFTGDFEKQDVGKQVTQNFLDQGADIVMPVAGPVGKGAGAALKDAKAAGKDVKLIWVDSDGYLTAPDYKDIMLSSVIKTMDEAVESVVKDDTEGKFSNTPYVGTLANEGVQLAPFHDLDSQVPAELKSELEQIKKDIVDGKLKVESKESPKS from the coding sequence ATGGCCGGCCTGGCTACCGTCAGCGCCTCGGCCCTTCTGTTGACCGCCTGCGGCGCAGCCCCCGAAACCGGAAGCACTTCGTCCGCCGGTGCCACCGACTACACCGGCTGCATTGTCTCCGACTCGGGCGGATTCGACGACCAGTCCTTCAACCAGTCCTCCTACGAAGGCCTGAAAAAGTCCGAGAAGGACCTGGGGATCAAGGTCAACCAGGCCGAGTCCAAGACCAATAACGACTTCGAGCCGAACCTGCGCGCCATGGTCACCGCCGGCTGCGACCTCACCCTCACTGTAGGCTTCCTGCTGGGTGACGCCACGGAGCAGCAGGCAGAAGCCAACCCCGACAAGCATTTCGCCATCATCGACTTCGCAGACGACACGCCGGTCGCGAATGTCAAGCCGATCATCTACGACACCGCGCAGGCGGCGTTCCTCGCCGGCTATCTGGCTGCGGGGACCACCAAAACCGGGAAAGTGGCCACCTTCGGTGGCAGGAACATCCCCGCTGTCACCATCTTTATGGATGGCTTCGCTGACGGCGTGAAGTACTACAACGAGCAGAAGGGCAAGGACGTCCAGCTCCTTGGCTGGAACAAGGACGCCCAGGACGGGACGTTCACCGGCGACTTCGAAAAGCAGGACGTGGGCAAGCAGGTCACCCAGAACTTCCTGGACCAGGGCGCCGATATCGTGATGCCCGTGGCAGGCCCGGTAGGCAAGGGCGCGGGGGCGGCGCTGAAGGATGCCAAGGCCGCCGGCAAGGACGTCAAGCTGATCTGGGTCGACTCCGACGGCTACCTGACCGCCCCTGACTACAAGGACATCATGCTGTCCTCCGTCATAAAGACGATGGACGAGGCCGTAGAGTCCGTGGTCAAGGATGACACGGAAGGCAAGTTCAGCAACACGCCGTACGTCGGCACCCTGGCCAACGAAGGTGTGCAATTAGCGCCTTTCCACGATCTCGATTCGCAGGTCCCCGCCGAGCTCAAGTCCGAGCTGGAGCAGATCAAAAAGGACATCGTGGACGGCAAGCTCAAGGTTGAGTCCAAGGAAAGCCCCAAGTCCTGA
- a CDS encoding ABC transporter permease, with protein sequence MSTTVSSPRPGKPQPDSTAPDAGSAAISTKPVTWRTPVLLTIFGLIALVFFGLLAPNQTASFGISTGEDFFQLPALQVNAFAGGIVLSVLLLGLAGYAAYLKTKGRPAPGWLTVTFIVLFVAAFLIWVVGGARTPNISLAGLIAGSVTLAVPLVFGSLSGVLCERVGVVNIAIEGQLLGGAFTAAIVASMTQNPFIGLAAAAVAGAVVSMVLALFSIKYLVNQIIVGVVLNVLVSGVTGFLFSTVMQATKARFNSPPGLDIIEIPVLSSIPIIGPILFRQSLVGYLMYIAVLVVWVGLFKTRWGLRVRAVGEHPQAADTLGINVNATRFWNVTLGGAVAGIGGSFFTLVAIDSFTKEISGGRGFIALAALIFGRWNPIGAFSAALLFGFADNLQSIVTIIGTPVPSQFMAMLPYLVTVLAVAGLVGRSRGPAASGIPYVKG encoded by the coding sequence ATGAGCACAACAGTTTCCTCACCCCGGCCCGGAAAGCCCCAGCCGGACAGCACAGCACCGGATGCCGGCTCAGCCGCCATCTCCACCAAACCAGTGACCTGGCGGACCCCGGTCCTGCTCACCATCTTCGGGTTGATTGCCCTGGTCTTCTTCGGCCTGCTGGCACCCAACCAGACCGCCAGCTTCGGGATCTCCACCGGCGAGGACTTTTTCCAGCTGCCGGCACTGCAGGTCAACGCCTTTGCCGGCGGCATCGTCCTCTCCGTCCTCCTGTTGGGACTCGCCGGCTATGCCGCCTACCTCAAGACCAAGGGCAGGCCCGCTCCGGGCTGGCTGACCGTGACGTTCATCGTCCTGTTCGTGGCCGCGTTCCTCATCTGGGTGGTGGGCGGCGCCCGGACCCCGAACATTTCCCTCGCCGGCCTTATTGCCGGCTCTGTCACCCTGGCGGTCCCGCTGGTGTTCGGCTCGCTGTCCGGCGTCCTGTGTGAGCGCGTGGGCGTGGTGAATATCGCCATCGAGGGCCAGCTCCTGGGCGGCGCCTTCACCGCCGCCATCGTGGCCAGCATGACGCAGAACCCGTTCATCGGGCTGGCGGCCGCCGCCGTTGCCGGCGCCGTGGTGTCCATGGTGCTGGCGCTGTTCAGCATCAAATACCTCGTCAACCAGATCATCGTGGGCGTGGTGCTCAACGTCCTGGTCTCCGGCGTCACGGGATTCCTCTTCAGCACCGTAATGCAGGCCACCAAGGCCCGGTTCAATTCCCCTCCCGGGCTGGACATCATCGAGATTCCCGTCTTGTCCAGCATTCCGATCATCGGGCCCATCCTGTTCCGCCAGTCCCTGGTGGGATACCTGATGTACATCGCGGTCCTTGTGGTCTGGGTAGGTCTGTTCAAAACCCGCTGGGGCCTGCGGGTCCGGGCCGTGGGCGAGCACCCGCAGGCCGCCGACACCCTGGGCATCAACGTCAACGCCACCCGGTTCTGGAACGTCACCCTGGGCGGGGCAGTGGCCGGCATCGGCGGGTCATTCTTCACCCTGGTGGCGATCGACAGCTTCACCAAGGAAATCTCAGGCGGGCGCGGCTTTATCGCGTTGGCCGCCCTGATTTTCGGCCGGTGGAACCCGATCGGAGCCTTCTCCGCTGCGCTGCTCTTCGGTTTCGCGGACAACCTGCAGAGCATCGTGACCATCATCGGAACCCCGGTACCCAGCCAGTTCATGGCCATGCTGCCCTACCTGGTGACTGTCCTTGCTGTGGCCGGGCTGGTGGGCAGGTCACGGGGCCCGGCGGCCAGCGGTATCCCCTATGTCAAGGGTTGA